One Natronomonas moolapensis 8.8.11 genomic region harbors:
- a CDS encoding DUF2237 family protein — protein MPDTNVLGDPLEPCSTDPTTGFERDGCCGTHPGDRGRHELCAVMTEDFLAFSKARGNDLTTPRPELQFPGLEPGDRWCLCLGRWIEALDATREQRLPETTVPSVVLEATNEAVLDTVELTTLEAHAYDA, from the coding sequence ATGCCCGATACCAACGTCCTCGGCGACCCCCTCGAACCCTGTAGCACCGACCCGACTACCGGGTTCGAGCGCGACGGCTGCTGTGGCACCCACCCCGGCGACCGCGGCCGCCACGAGCTCTGTGCGGTGATGACCGAGGACTTCCTGGCGTTCAGCAAGGCGCGCGGCAACGACCTGACGACCCCGCGGCCGGAGCTGCAGTTCCCCGGGCTCGAACCGGGCGATCGGTGGTGTCTCTGTTTGGGCCGCTGGATCGAAGCCCTCGACGCGACGCGCGAACAGCGGCTCCCGGAGACGACCGTTCCGTCCGTCGTCCTCGAGGCGACGAACGAGGCCGTCCTCGACACCGTCGAGTTGACGACGCTCGAGGCCCACGCCTACGACGCGTAG
- a CDS encoding cysteine hydrolase family protein — protein sequence MTLELDPESTAVVVVDMQNGFCHPEGSLYAPGSEAAIDPCAEVVAEARKAGAAVVFTRDVHPPEQFEGNHYYDEFDRWGEHVLEGSWEAELVSELSPEDGDLVVVKHTYDAFHQTELEGYLRSHGIDDLVFCGTLANVCVLHTAGSAGLRDYRPILLEDAIGAIEDDHREYALEHAEWLFGEVHPRSAVEFA from the coding sequence ATGACGCTCGAACTCGATCCGGAGTCGACCGCGGTCGTCGTCGTCGATATGCAAAACGGCTTTTGTCATCCCGAGGGCTCGCTGTACGCGCCGGGGAGCGAGGCGGCGATCGACCCCTGCGCCGAGGTGGTCGCCGAGGCCCGCAAGGCCGGCGCCGCGGTCGTCTTCACCCGCGACGTCCACCCGCCCGAGCAGTTCGAGGGCAACCACTACTACGACGAGTTCGACCGGTGGGGCGAACACGTCCTCGAAGGCTCGTGGGAGGCCGAACTCGTTTCGGAGCTCTCCCCCGAAGACGGGGATCTGGTCGTGGTCAAACACACCTACGACGCCTTTCACCAAACGGAACTGGAGGGGTATCTCCGGAGTCACGGCATCGACGACCTCGTGTTCTGTGGAACGCTCGCGAACGTCTGTGTGCTCCACACCGCCGGATCGGCGGGGCTGCGAGATTACCGTCCGATCCTCCTCGAGGACGCCATCGGAGCAATCGAGGACGACCACCGCGAGTACGCTCTCGAACACGCCGAGTGGCTCTTCGGCGAGGTCCACCCGCGCTCGGCGGTCGAGTTCGCGTAG
- the aspS gene encoding aspartate--tRNA(Asn) ligase, translating to MDERTYTADAEPGQTATVAGWVHEIRDLGGIAFLILRDTSGRIQIKLEKDEMDDELVETGLDLSRESVVTVTGDVKEEPRAPTDVEVVPESIEVLSAADTELPLDPTEKVDAELSTRLDNRTLDLRREAGQAVFEIRSEVLRAAREAFRAADATEINTPKIVATGTEGGTELFPITYFGQEAFMNQSPQLFKQLVAGSNVERVFEIGPIFRAEEHNTPRHLNEATSIDFEGAFCDHHDAMDVCEDVVAAAYEAVAENCEAQLEALGIAEEFTVPETPFPRLSYEEAIERINATGELDEQLVWGDDLPTEGERALGDDVGGHYFITDWPAEIKPFYIMDHDDDETLSTGFDMMHPRMELVSGGQREHRREQLIEGFEAQGLDPEAFEYYTKVFKYGMPPHAGWGLGGERLVMTMLDLDNIREAVLFPRDRQRLSP from the coding sequence ATGGACGAGAGAACGTATACAGCCGACGCCGAACCGGGCCAGACGGCGACCGTCGCCGGGTGGGTCCACGAGATACGCGACCTGGGCGGGATCGCCTTCCTCATTCTGCGCGACACGAGCGGTCGGATCCAGATCAAACTCGAGAAGGACGAGATGGACGACGAGCTGGTCGAGACGGGACTCGACCTCTCGCGGGAATCCGTCGTCACGGTGACCGGCGACGTGAAGGAGGAGCCGCGCGCGCCGACAGACGTCGAGGTCGTCCCCGAGTCGATCGAGGTGCTGTCCGCAGCCGACACCGAACTCCCGCTGGACCCGACCGAGAAGGTCGACGCGGAGCTGTCGACGCGGCTCGACAACCGGACGCTCGATCTCCGCCGCGAGGCGGGACAGGCCGTCTTCGAGATCAGAAGCGAAGTGCTGCGGGCCGCCCGCGAGGCGTTCCGCGCGGCCGACGCCACGGAAATCAACACCCCGAAGATCGTGGCGACCGGGACGGAGGGCGGCACCGAGCTGTTCCCGATCACCTACTTCGGGCAGGAGGCGTTCATGAACCAGAGCCCACAGCTGTTCAAACAGCTCGTCGCGGGCTCGAACGTCGAGCGTGTCTTCGAGATCGGCCCGATCTTCCGGGCCGAAGAACACAACACGCCGCGACATCTCAACGAGGCGACCTCGATCGACTTCGAGGGCGCGTTCTGTGACCACCACGACGCGATGGACGTCTGCGAGGACGTCGTCGCCGCAGCCTACGAAGCCGTCGCGGAGAACTGCGAGGCCCAACTCGAAGCGCTCGGGATCGCCGAGGAGTTCACCGTCCCCGAGACCCCGTTCCCGCGGCTCAGCTACGAGGAGGCCATAGAGCGGATCAACGCGACCGGCGAACTCGACGAACAGCTCGTGTGGGGCGACGACCTGCCGACAGAGGGCGAGCGGGCACTCGGTGACGACGTCGGCGGCCACTACTTCATTACTGACTGGCCCGCCGAAATCAAGCCCTTTTATATTATGGACCACGACGACGACGAGACGCTCTCGACGGGCTTCGACATGATGCACCCCCGGATGGAGCTCGTCTCGGGCGGCCAGCGCGAGCACCGCCGCGAGCAGCTCATCGAGGGCTTCGAGGCCCAGGGACTCGACCCGGAGGCCTTCGAGTACTACACGAAGGTGTTCAAATACGGGATGCCGCCCCATGCCGGCTGGGGGCTCGGTGGCGAACGACTCGTCATGACGATGCTCGATCTGGACAACATCCGGGAGGCGGTGTTGTTCCCGCGAGACAGACAGCGATTGAGCCCGTAG
- the hemC gene encoding hydroxymethylbilane synthase — protein MTETIRLATRGSDLALRQARRVAETLGSRRRDVELVEVETTGDAVRDELIHRLGKTGAFVRSLDEKVLDGGVDAAVHSMKDMPTEFPSELVVAGVPERAAPGDVLVTPGGVDLSGLPDGATVGTSSLRRKAQLLAGRPDLDVQPLRGNVDTRVEKLLAPGVQAEWDRRLEADERDDDEEGLSYERPPEAWREALADVERRAIERSVETEFDAIVLAEAGLERIGLLDTVEYSRLSAPFVSAPGQGALAVTARNGGVASTIRAELDHPRTRVETTVERTILGTLGGGCVAPIGIYAVVQGEHVQTRVRVLAQDGTEEIDASRDLPAEHHPEAAREFAEELAEQGAKDLIARARSEGGV, from the coding sequence ATGACAGAGACGATTCGGCTGGCGACCCGAGGGTCCGATCTCGCCCTGCGGCAGGCCCGGCGGGTCGCCGAGACCCTCGGAAGCCGCCGCCGGGACGTGGAGTTGGTCGAAGTCGAGACGACCGGCGACGCCGTCCGCGACGAGTTGATCCATCGCCTCGGAAAGACGGGCGCCTTCGTCAGGAGCCTCGACGAGAAGGTCCTCGACGGCGGCGTCGACGCCGCCGTCCACTCGATGAAGGACATGCCGACCGAGTTTCCCTCCGAACTCGTCGTCGCGGGCGTCCCCGAGCGCGCCGCCCCGGGCGACGTCCTCGTGACGCCCGGAGGAGTCGATCTCTCCGGCCTCCCGGACGGTGCGACGGTCGGAACGTCCAGCCTCCGGCGGAAGGCCCAATTGCTCGCCGGACGCCCCGATCTGGACGTCCAGCCGCTCCGCGGCAACGTCGACACGCGGGTCGAGAAGCTCCTCGCGCCGGGGGTTCAAGCCGAGTGGGACCGGCGGCTCGAGGCCGACGAGCGCGACGACGACGAGGAGGGCCTCTCGTACGAACGCCCGCCCGAGGCGTGGCGCGAGGCGCTCGCGGACGTCGAAAGACGCGCGATAGAGCGATCGGTCGAAACCGAGTTCGACGCCATCGTCCTCGCCGAGGCCGGGTTAGAGCGGATCGGGCTGCTCGATACGGTCGAGTACAGTCGGCTGTCGGCCCCGTTCGTCTCCGCGCCGGGCCAGGGTGCGCTGGCCGTGACGGCGCGCAACGGCGGCGTGGCGTCGACGATCCGGGCGGAACTCGATCACCCGCGAACCCGGGTCGAAACCACCGTCGAGCGGACGATACTCGGGACGCTCGGCGGCGGTTGTGTCGCCCCGATCGGGATCTACGCGGTCGTGCAAGGCGAGCACGTCCAGACGCGGGTCCGAGTGCTCGCACAGGACGGCACCGAGGAGATCGATGCGAGCCGGGACCTACCCGCCGAACACCACCCGGAAGCGGCCCGCGAGTTCGCCGAGGAGTTGGCCGAACAGGGCGCGAAGGACCTCATCGCCCGCGCGCGCAGCGAGGGTGGGGTATGA
- a CDS encoding uroporphyrinogen-III synthase: MSRIAFFRPDDERAASAASFVRELGYEPLSDPMLAVEPTGETPRSDADYTVFTSKTGAELVADAGWRAGGAVVAIGTPTAGALEATGYAVDRLPGEFSSSGLVDELAPDAPGATVEVARSDHGSAVLLEGLNDAGAYVHETVLYRLVRPEGAGRSAEAAARGELAGACFTSSLTLEHFLAAAAERGVRGAAIEGLNDAIVGAIGEPTEATAESAGVAVDVVPETATFEALAEAVTERL, from the coding sequence ATGAGCCGCATCGCCTTCTTTCGGCCCGACGACGAGCGCGCCGCCTCGGCCGCGTCGTTCGTGCGCGAACTCGGGTACGAGCCGCTCTCGGACCCGATGCTGGCGGTCGAACCGACCGGGGAGACGCCGCGGTCGGACGCCGACTACACGGTCTTCACGAGCAAGACCGGTGCGGAACTCGTCGCCGACGCCGGCTGGCGGGCGGGCGGGGCAGTCGTCGCCATCGGGACGCCGACCGCGGGGGCGCTCGAGGCGACCGGGTACGCGGTCGATCGACTCCCCGGGGAGTTTTCTTCTTCTGGGCTCGTCGACGAACTCGCCCCCGATGCCCCGGGAGCGACTGTCGAGGTCGCCCGCTCGGATCACGGCTCGGCGGTCCTCCTCGAGGGATTGAACGACGCCGGCGCGTACGTCCACGAGACGGTGCTGTACCGGCTGGTGCGCCCGGAGGGGGCCGGGCGGTCGGCCGAAGCCGCCGCGCGCGGCGAGTTGGCGGGTGCGTGTTTTACCTCCTCGTTGACACTCGAGCACTTCCTGGCGGCCGCCGCGGAGCGTGGTGTCCGGGGCGCGGCGATCGAGGGGCTGAACGACGCGATAGTGGGCGCCATCGGCGAACCGACCGAGGCGACCGCCGAGTCGGCCGGCGTCGCCGTCGACGTCGTCCCCGAGACGGCGACGTTCGAGGCGCTGGCCGAGGCCGTCACGGAGCGGCTGTAG
- a CDS encoding methyltransferase domain-containing protein → MELAGEDDAFAVREAESRCSAVDLVAPGIATARGVEAPEALAYTRRICRLVGTCAPDVEAASALARTAGRDRAGSIAVRARDVRGLAGIDTQAVERRLGSRLVDRGFDVDLETPDHTLLALFSSGLAALGWLETEPEREFAARKPTKKPFFQPGSMAPMDARALANIAGAAPGARILDPMCGTGGILVEAGLAGASVVGVDAQAKMVRGTERNLAAYLGEGSVLRGDATRLPLADDSVDGAVLDAPYGRQSKVAGGSLSALVGGTLSELRRVAPRAVLVGDRVWSDAAEAAGWSVADRFDRRVHASLTRYVHVLT, encoded by the coding sequence CTGGAGTTGGCCGGCGAGGACGACGCCTTCGCGGTCCGGGAGGCCGAGAGCCGCTGTTCGGCCGTCGACCTCGTCGCGCCGGGGATCGCCACCGCTCGCGGGGTCGAGGCCCCCGAGGCCCTCGCCTACACCCGCCGGATCTGCCGGCTGGTCGGGACCTGCGCTCCCGACGTCGAGGCGGCGAGCGCGCTCGCCCGAACCGCCGGCCGCGACCGGGCCGGTTCGATCGCCGTCAGGGCGCGCGACGTCCGGGGGCTCGCGGGGATTGACACCCAGGCCGTAGAGCGCCGCCTCGGGAGTCGTCTCGTCGACCGGGGCTTCGACGTCGACCTCGAGACCCCCGATCACACCCTTCTGGCGCTGTTCTCGTCGGGGCTGGCGGCGCTCGGGTGGCTCGAAACCGAACCCGAACGGGAGTTTGCCGCCCGGAAGCCGACGAAAAAGCCCTTCTTCCAGCCGGGGAGCATGGCGCCGATGGACGCCCGCGCGCTCGCGAACATCGCCGGTGCCGCGCCCGGAGCCCGGATCCTCGACCCGATGTGCGGCACCGGCGGCATCCTCGTCGAGGCCGGCCTCGCGGGCGCGAGCGTCGTCGGCGTCGACGCCCAGGCGAAGATGGTCCGGGGGACCGAACGCAACCTCGCGGCCTACCTCGGGGAGGGATCGGTCCTCCGCGGCGACGCCACCCGGTTGCCCCTCGCCGACGACAGCGTCGACGGCGCGGTGCTGGACGCCCCCTACGGCCGCCAATCGAAGGTCGCGGGCGGCTCCCTTTCGGCGCTCGTCGGCGGGACGCTCTCGGAGCTCCGCCGGGTCGCCCCGCGGGCGGTGCTGGTTGGCGATCGGGTCTGGAGCGACGCCGCCGAGGCGGCCGGCTGGAGTGTCGCGGATCGGTTCGACCGTCGGGTCCACGCCTCCCTGACCCGCTACGTCCACGTCCTGACGTAG
- a CDS encoding sulfurtransferase TusA family protein: MTPQTELGADVTVDSRGAGCPGPLMGLVGEVHNAEQGAVVRLLSDNERSLGDVPGWAEEAGNDLAGVVDGKKHHGFYLEKV; this comes from the coding sequence ATGACACCACAGACAGAACTCGGAGCCGACGTGACAGTCGACTCGCGGGGGGCTGGCTGTCCCGGCCCGTTGATGGGTCTCGTCGGGGAGGTCCACAACGCAGAACAGGGGGCCGTCGTGCGGTTGTTGAGCGACAACGAGCGATCGCTCGGCGACGTCCCCGGGTGGGCCGAGGAGGCCGGCAACGACCTCGCCGGCGTCGTTGATGGGAAAAAACACCACGGATTTTA
- a CDS encoding AAA family ATPase, which produces MDAPLWTDEHAPERSELPQSTVREHLQRVAAEPMNLVVFGPRGAGKTAAVRALARETHTDPDNDFVVINVADFFDRTKKEIRNDERFEGFLEGRSSLSKRDMIGHVLKEQAAYQPVSGEFRTILLDNAEAIREDFQQALRRVMEKHYEATQFVIATRQPSKLIPPIESRCFPIPVRAPTHAETVEVLERIVTREGVEYDADGLEYVAGYGDGNLRTAILGAQTAAEEEGAVTMEAAYEALGDVGLREELESILAAADGGAFEDARGDLDDLLYEAGYEGGEILEALLEAARSRYSGDELASIHALAGEVEFGMADGTSDRVHLSRLLAELGRVEEGPPQRR; this is translated from the coding sequence ATGGACGCGCCGCTTTGGACGGACGAACACGCCCCGGAGCGCTCGGAACTTCCCCAATCGACGGTTCGGGAGCACCTACAGCGCGTGGCCGCCGAGCCGATGAACCTCGTCGTGTTCGGTCCCCGCGGCGCCGGCAAGACGGCTGCGGTCCGGGCGCTCGCTCGCGAGACCCACACGGACCCGGACAACGACTTCGTCGTCATCAACGTCGCGGACTTCTTCGACCGGACAAAAAAGGAGATCCGGAACGACGAGCGCTTCGAGGGCTTCCTAGAGGGGCGTTCGAGCCTCTCGAAGCGGGATATGATCGGCCACGTGCTGAAAGAGCAGGCCGCCTACCAGCCGGTGTCGGGGGAGTTCCGGACGATTCTCCTCGACAACGCCGAGGCGATCCGCGAGGACTTCCAACAGGCGCTGCGGCGGGTGATGGAAAAGCACTACGAGGCGACACAGTTCGTCATCGCTACCCGCCAGCCCTCGAAGCTCATCCCGCCGATCGAGTCGCGGTGTTTCCCGATTCCGGTTCGGGCGCCGACCCACGCCGAGACCGTCGAGGTGCTCGAACGGATCGTCACCCGCGAGGGCGTCGAGTACGACGCCGACGGCCTCGAGTACGTCGCGGGCTACGGCGACGGGAACCTCCGGACGGCGATCCTGGGCGCGCAGACCGCCGCCGAGGAGGAGGGCGCGGTGACGATGGAAGCCGCCTACGAGGCGCTGGGCGACGTCGGGCTCCGCGAAGAACTCGAGTCGATCCTCGCGGCCGCCGACGGGGGGGCCTTCGAGGACGCCAGAGGCGACCTCGACGACCTGTTGTACGAGGCGGGCTACGAGGGCGGGGAGATACTCGAGGCGCTGCTCGAGGCCGCCCGGAGCCGGTACAGCGGCGACGAACTGGCGTCGATCCACGCGCTCGCGGGCGAGGTCGAGTTCGGGATGGCCGACGGGACGTCCGATCGCGTCCACCTGTCGCGGCTGCTCGCGGAGCTGGGCCGCGTAGAGGAGGGGCCGCCGCAGCGGCGATAG
- the cobA gene encoding uroporphyrinogen-III C-methyltransferase, translated as MTGTVYLVGSGPGDPELLTVKARRLIEAADVVLHDKLPGPEILESIPESKREDVGKRAGGEWTPQEYTNRRLVELAEDDNDVVRLKGGDPFVFGRGGEEAQHLAENGIDFEYVPGVTSAIAGPGVAGIPVTHRDYASSVSFVTGHEDPTKDESAIDWEALAAAGGTIVVLMGVGKLPMYAETLRSAGMDPETPVALVERATWPGQRVATGTLKTIVGVRDERGIEPPAITVIGDVAATRGDVAAFLRGRAEPEGADE; from the coding sequence ATGACCGGGACGGTGTACCTCGTCGGCAGCGGGCCGGGCGATCCGGAGCTGTTGACGGTGAAGGCGAGGCGGCTCATCGAGGCGGCCGACGTCGTCCTCCACGACAAGCTTCCCGGCCCGGAGATCCTCGAGTCGATCCCGGAATCGAAACGCGAGGACGTCGGCAAGCGCGCCGGCGGGGAGTGGACGCCACAGGAGTACACGAACCGGCGGCTCGTCGAACTCGCCGAGGACGACAACGACGTGGTCCGTCTCAAGGGCGGTGACCCCTTCGTCTTCGGGCGGGGCGGCGAGGAGGCCCAACACCTCGCCGAAAACGGCATCGACTTCGAGTACGTCCCCGGCGTGACGAGCGCGATCGCCGGTCCCGGCGTCGCCGGAATCCCGGTCACCCATCGCGATTACGCCTCCTCGGTGTCGTTCGTCACGGGTCACGAGGACCCGACGAAAGACGAATCCGCGATCGACTGGGAGGCGTTGGCGGCGGCCGGCGGTACCATCGTCGTGTTGATGGGGGTCGGGAAGTTGCCGATGTATGCCGAAACCCTGCGCTCGGCCGGGATGGACCCCGAAACGCCGGTCGCGCTCGTCGAGCGGGCGACGTGGCCCGGCCAGCGCGTCGCCACGGGGACCCTTAAGACGATCGTCGGAGTGCGCGACGAACGGGGGATCGAACCACCCGCGATCACCGTGATCGGCGACGTCGCGGCCACGAGAGGCGACGTCGCGGCGTTTTTGCGGGGAAGGGCCGAGCCGGAGGGAGCGGACGAATGA